ATGAGTCAGTCTCTTTGGAATCGGGTTCTGGAGAGATTTTGCGAGTTCGGATCAGAGCCGGGGGCCCTTGAACGGGATGGTATTCTGGATCTGCTCAAGGGCGCTGTCCTTGAAGGGGGAAAAGACGGATATTCCGTGCTTGTGGGCAGTTCCTTCATTCAGCGTCTTGTCCAGAACCGTTATTACAAGGATCTCCTGACAGCTTTTCGGGAGGTGACCCAGAATCCGGAGATTTCTTTCGATGTCCTGGTTCAGCCGGAAAATGTTCCCCGCAAAAAAAGGAAAGTCGTCCGAAATTCCGGTCCGGAAGGGGGGCTTTCGCCGGGAAAACCGGTTCCGCTTCCCCTGGGAGAAGACCGCTCTCCCTCCTGGAACAGCAACCTGAATCCCCGCTATTTTTTTGAAAATTATGTCGTCGGGGTCTGTAACCAGTTTGCTCATGCCGCCGCTTTTGCGATCGCGAACAATCCTTCGAAAGCCTACAACCCTTTTTATCTTTTCGGTTCTGTCGGATTAGGAAAAACGCATCTGGTTTCAGCCATCGGAAACTGCATGATCGCCCTTTATCCTTCCCTCAAGGTTCTTTACATCACAACGGAATCTTTCCTGAATGAAATGGTGAGTGCGATAAAGTTCAATAAAATGAACGAATTTCGGGAACGATACCGGAAAATAGATGTTTTGATCATGGATGATGTTCAATTTTTGTCCGGCAAGGAAAGAACACAGGAAGAACTTTTCTATACATTCAATGCATTATATGAAAACGGAAAACAGATCATCCTCTCCAGTGATTGCATGCCGAATGACATCCCGACACTGGAAGGGAGATTGAAGTCCCGTTTTGGCTGGGGGTTGATTGCAGACATCCAGATTCCCGATTTTGAAACAAAAGTCGAGATTCTGAAGGGAAAAATGGCACAGGAAAAAGTGGATTTGCCAATGGACGTGGTCTATTTTCTGGCCAATTCCATCAAATCCAATATCCGCGAACTTGAAGGCGCCATGATACGGCTTGGGGCTTATGGAAACCTGATGGGAAAACCCATCACGATCGAGGTGGCAAGAAATCTGTTATCCGATCTGATGCCTCTGTCCCGGGAATCGATTTCTGTCGACCGTATTCTTCAGGAAGTCGCAGACTATTTTAAAGTTCTCCCCAAGGAAATCCGGTCGAAAAAACGGCATAAAACTCTGGTGACAGCCAGACATGTAGCGGTGTACCTTATTCGCGAACTGACGCAGAAATCCTATCCGGAAATTGGTCGTGAACTCGGAGGCCGGGATCACTCGACCGCGATCTATTCTTTTAAAATGGTGGAGGAAAAACTGGAATCTGATCCAGCGCTGACCTCCGACATTGTTTATCTCAAAAAAAAGCTCGAACAACAGGGCTAGGAAGCGAAGGAGGTTCGTATGGAGATCACTGTCGACCAGGAAGCTTTTCTGGACGGACTGCAGAGAGTTGCCCTGCTGGCTGAACGGAAAAACCTGGTTCAGATCGGTTCTTTCATCCTGATTGAGGCTCGGGACCAGAAGGCTATTCTTTTTGCGACGGACAACCAGACAGGAGGAAGGTTCGAAGTTCCATGCGAAGTGCGGACTCCCGGGAAAACCACGGTGGCAGGAAAAAAACTTCATCAGCTGTTTCGGGAACTCCCCTCCGGAAAAGTCTCCCTGACAAGACTTGAGAACGGTTCGACCCGAATCGAGCGGGAACGGCTGATGTACGACCTGAAAGGGATTGATCCGGAAGAGTACGTCGGTTTTCCGGAGATCAAGGCGGATTATTCCTTCCTGGTGTCTCTGGAACAGATTGCGGGATTGATCCGGAAAACGTTGCCCTTTGTTCTGGATGACGAATCGAAGCCGATGAACGGAGTGCTTTTCCACAGGGTCCGCGAAGGCTCGACGGTGAGGTTGAATATTGTCGGCACAGACGGACACCGGCTTCATCATGGAACGGTGCTCCTCGGTGAAGATGCCGGCTATGATCTGGCTGGCCAGACAGAAAGCCGTTTTATTCTTCGGAAAAAGACCCTCCAGGATCTTCTGCATGTTCTGGATCTCGATCTTAAAAGCGGCTCTGTTTCCGTGGAAGTCGTTGTCAACCCGAAGTACGCGACGTTCCGGTGGGGAGGGTTTTATTACTATACGAGGCTTTTGGGAACGCCGTTTCCAAATTATCGCGATGCCTTTCCCTCCCAATTCAATCTCGGAATTGAATGCTCGCGGTCGCTGCTTGAATCCTCCATCCGCCGGATGTCCCTGGTTTCGGACAAGAAAGCAGAAATTGTTTTCTCCTGGGATGCCCGTTCCCTGACCCTTTCCACCCGAAACGAAGAGATCGGAGAATCAACGGAAACGTTGCCGGTGTTTTTAAAAGGTTCTCCCGGAAGCCTTGTTTTCAACACGGACCAAATTCGGACCCTTCTCCAGGTTTGCCAGGGAGAAACGATGCGTATGGACGCCGTGATGGATCCGGACCCGGCAAAGAGCTCCAGTATGCCTTCCATCTGGTCGTGTGCAGAGGAGCCCGATTCCCGATATGTTATTATGCCTCTCGAAGCTGCCGACTGAGAATCGATAAAAAGTCCAAATCATTCCCGAAAGATCTTTCCCGGAAGCAAGGACGGATGAAGGAGGAACGGTGAGTTCAGGGGAACCTGTGGAAGAAGAATACACCGCGGAACATATCCGCGTACTGGAAGGCCTGGAAGCGGTCCGGGTCCGACCGGGCATGTATATCGGCAGTACCGGAATCGACGGGCTTCACCACCTGGTGTACGAACTTGTGGACAACAGTGTCGATGAGGCCCTGGCCGGTCATTGTTCCGAGATTCACATCACGATTCATCCGGACCGTTCCGTGACTGTCGCCGACAATGGCCGGGGAATACCCACGGGGATGCATGCCGAACAAAAGAGGTCTGCGGCAGAGGTCGTGTTGACCGTTCTGCATGCCGGAGGCAAGTTCAACAACAATCTATACAAAGTTTCAGGGGGACTTCACGGCGTCGGTGTCTCCGTGGTCAATGCCCTTTCGGAAACGCTTTTTCTGGAGATTCACCAGAACGGACTGATTCATCGCCAGACCTATCATAAAGGGACACCGGATGCTCCTTTGGCCGTCTTTGGTGAAACGACCCAGAGAGGGACCATTATCCGTTTCTGGCCCGACATGACAATTATGGAAACCGATCAGTTTTCCTTCGACACACTGGCCCATCGATTCCGGGAGCTGGCTTTTCTGAATCCGGTCCTGACAATCCATCTGAAAGACGAAGAAACCCTTCGGGAGGAAACCTTTCATTTCGAAGGAGGAGTGCAGTCCTTTGTCTCCTTTCTGAACGAAAACAAAAAGACCCTTCATGATGTCCTTTTTTTCCGGAAAACACTTGAGGACGGCTCCCAGTTCGAAGTGGCGTTCCAGTATCAGGAATCGACGGAGAACGAG
The sequence above is drawn from the Leptospirillum ferriphilum ML-04 genome and encodes:
- the dnaA gene encoding chromosomal replication initiator protein DnaA, encoding MSQSLWNRVLERFCEFGSEPGALERDGILDLLKGAVLEGGKDGYSVLVGSSFIQRLVQNRYYKDLLTAFREVTQNPEISFDVLVQPENVPRKKRKVVRNSGPEGGLSPGKPVPLPLGEDRSPSWNSNLNPRYFFENYVVGVCNQFAHAAAFAIANNPSKAYNPFYLFGSVGLGKTHLVSAIGNCMIALYPSLKVLYITTESFLNEMVSAIKFNKMNEFRERYRKIDVLIMDDVQFLSGKERTQEELFYTFNALYENGKQIILSSDCMPNDIPTLEGRLKSRFGWGLIADIQIPDFETKVEILKGKMAQEKVDLPMDVVYFLANSIKSNIRELEGAMIRLGAYGNLMGKPITIEVARNLLSDLMPLSRESISVDRILQEVADYFKVLPKEIRSKKRHKTLVTARHVAVYLIRELTQKSYPEIGRELGGRDHSTAIYSFKMVEEKLESDPALTSDIVYLKKKLEQQG
- the dnaN gene encoding DNA polymerase III subunit beta, with translation MEITVDQEAFLDGLQRVALLAERKNLVQIGSFILIEARDQKAILFATDNQTGGRFEVPCEVRTPGKTTVAGKKLHQLFRELPSGKVSLTRLENGSTRIERERLMYDLKGIDPEEYVGFPEIKADYSFLVSLEQIAGLIRKTLPFVLDDESKPMNGVLFHRVREGSTVRLNIVGTDGHRLHHGTVLLGEDAGYDLAGQTESRFILRKKTLQDLLHVLDLDLKSGSVSVEVVVNPKYATFRWGGFYYYTRLLGTPFPNYRDAFPSQFNLGIECSRSLLESSIRRMSLVSDKKAEIVFSWDARSLTLSTRNEEIGESTETLPVFLKGSPGSLVFNTDQIRTLLQVCQGETMRMDAVMDPDPAKSSSMPSIWSCAEEPDSRYVIMPLEAAD